Proteins found in one Paenibacillus sp. FSL R10-2782 genomic segment:
- a CDS encoding TatD family hydrolase yields MNLFDTHTHLDAPQFDEDREEVIARAVEAGVTRMINIGFNRETIPSTMNLVETYDFIYAAIGWHPQDAITMQEGDLEWIASLCSHKKVVAIGEIGLDYYWDTSPKDVQHRVLRNQIGLARELNMPIVIHNRDAHEDIVKILREEKASEVGGVMHSFSGSWETAKMVLDMGFHLSFGGPITFKNAKQPKEVLAQVPLDRLLIETDAPYLTPHPFRGKRNESAHVGLVAEAAAQIKGITLEELVSITTQNALERFDIK; encoded by the coding sequence TTGAATTTATTTGACACTCATACTCATTTGGATGCCCCGCAATTTGACGAAGATCGGGAAGAAGTAATAGCACGTGCTGTCGAAGCGGGAGTAACCCGCATGATTAATATCGGATTTAACCGTGAGACCATTCCGTCTACCATGAATTTGGTCGAAACGTATGATTTTATTTATGCGGCGATTGGATGGCACCCACAGGATGCGATTACGATGCAGGAGGGAGATCTGGAATGGATTGCATCGTTATGCAGTCATAAGAAAGTCGTGGCGATCGGGGAGATTGGTCTGGATTATTATTGGGACACATCACCCAAGGATGTACAGCATCGGGTGCTACGCAACCAGATTGGACTGGCTCGTGAGCTGAACATGCCAATTGTCATCCATAACCGGGATGCGCATGAAGATATTGTTAAGATTTTGCGTGAAGAAAAAGCGAGTGAGGTTGGCGGAGTCATGCATTCCTTTTCGGGAAGCTGGGAGACGGCTAAAATGGTGCTGGATATGGGCTTTCATCTCTCTTTTGGCGGGCCGATAACGTTCAAAAATGCCAAGCAGCCAAAGGAGGTACTCGCACAGGTGCCGCTGGACCGTCTGCTCATTGAAACGGACGCTCCCTATCTAACACCTCATCCGTTCCGCGGGAAGCGAAATGAGTCCGCACATGTGGGACTGGTCGCAGAGGCGGCTGCCCAAATCAAGGGGATTACGTTGGAGGAATTAGTGTCCATAACGACCCAAAATGCCTTGGAACGATTTGACATTAAGTGA
- a CDS encoding G5 domain-containing protein, producing MGIFQKEETHESRSSSMSYVLRWKQENVRQAALVAIFLISLTIMISILVYTESKKQVFFVIDGKASAVETRQSQLQDLLKEHSISLQPHDTVSMPLNGAVQDGDRVVIKRANQVKVSLANKTKKLYTTENTVEGAIRTSGYKLSSNDKVYPALDAPVSSNMDIKIVRVKKQQVEQKQQVPYQVIKTADPSLYKGDNRVIQSGKKGVVVQHVQKVYHDGKLVSKQLVNKEVAQNRVDKVIAVGTKKKPVVLAASVGPEDAIKSTRVSSGNAVRKAGVNFNYSKVLQNVSMTAYSSQEPGIGTRTASGSRVTEGRTIAVDPNVIPIGWWVYIEGVGFRRAEDTGGAIKGHKIDVYYESLSQANQFGRKHGKTVYVIGPEKPEMN from the coding sequence ATGGGCATTTTCCAAAAAGAGGAGACCCATGAGTCACGCTCATCCAGCATGTCTTACGTATTGCGTTGGAAGCAGGAAAATGTGCGCCAGGCTGCTTTGGTTGCTATTTTTCTAATCTCACTAACGATTATGATTTCAATTCTGGTGTACACTGAGTCTAAAAAACAGGTCTTTTTTGTCATCGACGGTAAGGCATCTGCGGTAGAAACTCGGCAATCCCAGCTCCAAGATTTGCTCAAAGAGCATTCGATTTCGCTTCAGCCGCATGATACGGTATCAATGCCGCTGAACGGAGCAGTACAGGATGGGGATCGCGTTGTCATCAAACGTGCCAATCAGGTCAAAGTATCCTTAGCCAATAAGACGAAAAAGTTGTACACAACAGAAAATACAGTAGAGGGCGCCATTCGCACCTCGGGCTATAAATTATCGTCAAATGATAAAGTTTATCCTGCTCTAGATGCTCCTGTTTCGTCTAACATGGACATAAAAATCGTCCGTGTGAAGAAACAGCAGGTCGAACAGAAGCAACAGGTACCTTATCAGGTCATCAAAACGGCCGATCCAAGTCTCTATAAAGGCGATAATCGGGTTATCCAAAGCGGTAAAAAAGGTGTTGTGGTCCAGCATGTTCAAAAGGTATACCATGACGGAAAATTGGTATCCAAGCAGCTGGTAAACAAGGAAGTCGCGCAGAATCGTGTGGATAAGGTGATTGCAGTAGGAACGAAGAAAAAGCCGGTCGTTCTGGCTGCTTCCGTTGGTCCTGAAGATGCCATTAAGTCTACACGGGTTAGTTCAGGCAATGCTGTCCGTAAAGCAGGTGTGAATTTTAATTACAGCAAAGTGTTACAAAACGTCTCCATGACGGCGTATTCGTCACAGGAGCCAGGTATCGGTACACGTACTGCATCCGGCTCACGTGTCACGGAAGGACGCACCATCGCTGTCGATCCGAATGTGATTCCAATCGGCTGGTGGGTGTATATTGAAGGGGTGGGCTTCCGCCGTGCGGAGGATACCGGTGGCGCGATTAAAGGCCACAAAATCGATGTGTATTATGAGAGTTTGAGTCAAGCCAATCAGTTTGGTCGGAAGCACGGTAAAACCGTCTACGTGATTGGACCCGAGAAGCCTGAAATGAACTAA
- the rnmV gene encoding ribonuclease M5 has translation MIKEVIVVEGRDDTVAIRRAVEADTIETGGSAINKMTLRKIALAQERRGVIILTDPDHAGERIRKIIASKVPGCKQAFIPEAEATRKGDIGVENASPEAIRHALARVHTTVEGADPLIDWADLIDAGLITHPNAAARRMALGNVLGIGYCNGKQLHKRLAVFQISREEFAGALAQIESEGM, from the coding sequence ATGATCAAGGAAGTGATCGTGGTAGAGGGTCGGGATGATACGGTGGCTATTCGTCGTGCTGTCGAAGCGGATACGATAGAAACGGGCGGCTCAGCCATTAATAAAATGACGCTGCGCAAAATTGCGCTGGCGCAGGAGCGGCGGGGTGTCATTATTTTGACCGATCCCGATCATGCAGGGGAGCGTATCCGCAAAATTATCGCCTCCAAGGTGCCCGGCTGCAAGCAGGCCTTTATACCAGAGGCAGAAGCGACGCGCAAAGGGGATATTGGCGTGGAGAATGCCTCGCCTGAAGCGATCAGACATGCTCTCGCACGGGTGCATACGACGGTGGAAGGGGCCGATCCGCTAATCGATTGGGCGGACCTGATTGACGCCGGACTGATCACCCACCCGAATGCTGCTGCACGACGTATGGCTTTGGGTAATGTGCTGGGTATTGGTTACTGTAACGGTAAGCAGCTACATAAACGGCTCGCTGTGTTCCAGATCAGCCGTGAGGAGTTTGCCGGTGCGCTGGCACAAATTGAAAGTGAAGGAATGTGA
- the rsmA gene encoding 16S rRNA (adenine(1518)-N(6)/adenine(1519)-N(6))-dimethyltransferase RsmA — translation MTGIQDIATPRRTKEIIQRHGFSFKKSLGQNFLIDQNILNKIVNAAGLDDTKGALEIGPGIGALTEKLAQSAKVVTAVEIDQRLLPILEEVLAPYEHVKVRHGDVLKLDLREVFASDFAEVSKVSVVANLPYYVTTPILMRLLEDKLPLENIVVMIQKEVAERMAASPGTKDYGSLSIAVQYYSEPELVCIVPNTVFIPQPNVESAVIRLRVREVPPVEVVDEQHFFEVVHASFAQRRKTISNNLKSRFFTKENRDTLEPLLLQAGIEPSRRGETLSIEEFARLSALLLDAGIS, via the coding sequence ATGACAGGGATTCAAGATATAGCAACACCGCGGCGCACGAAGGAAATTATTCAGCGGCACGGGTTTTCGTTCAAAAAGAGTTTGGGACAAAATTTTTTGATTGATCAAAATATTCTGAACAAGATTGTGAATGCTGCGGGATTGGACGACACGAAGGGCGCCCTTGAGATCGGTCCGGGGATTGGCGCTTTGACCGAGAAGCTGGCGCAATCGGCCAAGGTAGTTACAGCTGTCGAGATTGACCAGCGACTTCTGCCTATTCTCGAAGAGGTGCTGGCCCCTTATGAGCATGTGAAGGTACGCCATGGGGATGTGCTGAAGCTGGATTTACGAGAGGTGTTTGCTTCGGATTTTGCCGAGGTCAGTAAAGTGAGCGTCGTCGCTAATCTGCCGTACTACGTCACTACACCGATTCTGATGAGGCTGCTGGAAGACAAGCTCCCTCTGGAGAATATTGTCGTCATGATCCAAAAGGAAGTGGCTGAGCGTATGGCTGCGTCTCCTGGGACGAAGGATTACGGCAGTTTGAGTATTGCAGTGCAATATTACAGCGAACCCGAATTGGTCTGCATCGTACCGAATACGGTATTTATCCCTCAGCCGAATGTAGAATCGGCGGTCATCCGTTTGCGTGTACGGGAAGTGCCTCCGGTAGAGGTGGTGGACGAGCAGCATTTCTTCGAAGTCGTACATGCTTCATTTGCCCAACGTCGCAAGACGATTTCGAATAACCTGAAAAGCCGCTTCTTTACCAAAGAGAACAGGGATACGCTGGAGCCGTTGCTGCTTCAGGCAGGCATAGAGCCTTCCCGTCGGGGCGAGACGCTGAGTATCGAGGAATTTGCGCGTCTGAGCGCTTTGTTGCTGGATGCTGGCATTTCCTGA
- the yabG gene encoding sporulation peptidase YabG, which translates to MILGDLVVRKSYGGDVTFRVEDIQRDKAIIKGTEFRLLADSPVNDLVKVPADQISGKTRQAHIKADESLNLLQQARQKQAARSQATLMGEWSDPVESTYFEMPGKVLHLDGDPGYLKKCLNLYEQLRVPAEGHHVHESAMADTLYRLLPRIRPDIVVITGHDGVLKQPQPYDLYSLKSYKNSQNFVAAIQVARQYERHLDSLTIVAGACQSHFEALLRAGANFASSPGRILIHALDPVYVAAKAAFTSIRDTVNMGDLFHQTISGSRGVGGIETRGSYRIGLPKLENLSTLKVTPSAI; encoded by the coding sequence ATGATTTTAGGAGACTTGGTCGTTCGAAAATCGTACGGCGGAGATGTCACGTTTCGCGTTGAGGACATCCAGCGGGATAAAGCGATCATTAAAGGGACGGAATTTCGGCTGCTTGCCGATTCCCCTGTGAACGATCTGGTCAAGGTGCCTGCAGACCAGATTAGCGGGAAGACTCGGCAGGCCCATATTAAGGCGGATGAATCTCTCAATCTGTTGCAGCAGGCACGGCAGAAGCAAGCAGCCCGTAGTCAGGCGACTTTGATGGGGGAGTGGAGTGATCCGGTGGAGTCGACGTATTTTGAAATGCCCGGCAAGGTACTTCATCTGGATGGGGACCCCGGCTACTTGAAAAAATGTCTCAACTTATATGAGCAGCTTCGCGTTCCAGCAGAGGGACATCATGTTCACGAATCAGCTATGGCCGACACGTTGTATCGGCTGCTTCCCCGTATTCGCCCGGATATCGTAGTCATTACCGGACATGACGGGGTATTGAAGCAGCCCCAGCCTTATGATTTATATAGCCTGAAAAGCTATAAAAATTCACAAAATTTTGTGGCGGCGATCCAGGTAGCGAGACAATATGAACGTCATCTGGATTCATTGACGATTGTGGCGGGAGCGTGTCAGTCCCATTTTGAAGCGCTGCTGCGTGCAGGAGCGAACTTTGCCAGCTCACCAGGGCGTATCCTGATTCACGCGCTGGACCCGGTATATGTGGCTGCCAAGGCTGCTTTTACGTCGATCCGTGATACAGTCAACATGGGCGACTTGTTTCATCAGACAATCAGTGGCAGCCGTGGCGTAGGCGGTATCGAAACCCGGGGAAGCTATCGAATCGGTCTGCCAAAGCTGGAAAATTTGTCGACTCTGAAAGTAACGCCTTCCGCAATCTAA
- a CDS encoding Veg family protein, whose amino-acid sequence MAKNTLLEIKRSLDAHVGQKILLRANGGRRKTVERTGVLEETYPSVFIVKLDQEQQTFKRVSYSYADILTESVEVTVFDPDSHTSVEYFDTP is encoded by the coding sequence ATGGCTAAAAATACGCTGTTGGAAATCAAACGCAGTCTCGACGCACATGTAGGGCAAAAAATTTTGCTGCGGGCTAACGGCGGACGCCGTAAGACCGTCGAACGAACTGGTGTCTTGGAAGAAACGTACCCTTCTGTTTTTATCGTCAAGCTGGATCAGGAGCAACAAACGTTCAAACGTGTCTCCTATAGCTATGCTGACATCCTTACCGAGTCGGTGGAAGTTACCGTATTTGATCCCGACTCCCATACAAGTGTCGAATATTTTGACACACCTTAA
- a CDS encoding small, acid-soluble spore protein, alpha/beta type → MSRRRRSVMSEELKYELAKDLGFYDTVKEEGWGGIKAKDAGNMVKRAIQLAEQAASRKS, encoded by the coding sequence ATGAGTCGGAGAAGACGAAGTGTCATGTCGGAAGAGCTTAAGTATGAGCTGGCTAAGGATCTTGGATTTTACGACACGGTTAAGGAAGAGGGCTGGGGAGGCATTAAAGCCAAGGATGCGGGGAATATGGTCAAGCGGGCCATTCAGCTTGCAGAGCAGGCAGCTTCCCGCAAATCGTAG
- the ispE gene encoding 4-(cytidine 5'-diphospho)-2-C-methyl-D-erythritol kinase: MKIYEKAPAKINLMLDVLRKRDDGYHEVEMIMTMVDLSDRLTMSELPRDTIIISSQAGYIPLDEKNLAFQAARLIKERYDVSTGVHIHLDKHIPVAAGLAGGSSDAAAALRGLNKLWKLGISDAELRVLGAELGSDVPFCITGGTALASGRGELLKPLPNPPQCWVILAKPPINVSTAEVYGRVKADQITHHPSARQMEQAIRNASFTDVCNALGNVLEDVTLKLYPEVEHLKNSMIRLGADGVLMSGSGPTVFGLVSKEAKVPRIYNGLRGFCKDVYAVRLLT; the protein is encoded by the coding sequence TTGAAAATATACGAAAAAGCTCCGGCAAAAATCAATTTAATGCTTGATGTATTACGCAAACGGGATGATGGTTATCACGAGGTTGAAATGATTATGACCATGGTCGATCTGTCTGATCGCTTGACAATGTCCGAGCTACCGCGTGATACGATTATTATTTCAAGCCAAGCCGGATACATACCGCTAGATGAGAAAAATCTGGCTTTTCAGGCCGCGCGTCTGATTAAGGAACGTTATGATGTCTCTACGGGCGTGCATATTCATCTGGACAAGCACATTCCGGTAGCCGCAGGATTGGCAGGCGGAAGCAGTGATGCCGCGGCAGCGCTGCGTGGACTGAACAAGCTGTGGAAGCTTGGCATCTCGGATGCTGAATTAAGAGTACTGGGCGCAGAGCTTGGCTCTGACGTGCCCTTCTGTATTACAGGCGGTACGGCTTTAGCGAGCGGACGAGGGGAATTGCTTAAGCCACTTCCGAATCCACCCCAATGCTGGGTCATTCTTGCGAAGCCGCCGATTAATGTATCGACGGCTGAAGTGTATGGGCGCGTCAAAGCCGATCAGATCACGCATCATCCGTCTGCCCGGCAGATGGAGCAAGCGATCCGTAACGCTTCTTTTACCGATGTATGTAATGCGCTCGGGAATGTACTGGAGGATGTCACACTCAAGCTGTACCCGGAGGTGGAGCATCTTAAAAACTCCATGATCCGACTGGGAGCCGATGGGGTGCTGATGTCAGGCAGTGGTCCTACGGTGTTTGGGCTGGTGTCGAAGGAAGCTAAAGTGCCACGTATCTATAACGGACTCAGAGGATTCTGCAAGGATGTGTACGCAGTACGACTTCTGACCTGA
- the purR gene encoding pur operon repressor, whose product MKKLKRSSRLVEMTQFLLSRPHTLVPLTHFADRYGAAKSSISEDLAIIKEVFEDEGIGELLTLAGAAGGVKLIPRLSRQHALTFAKDLCAQLEQPDRILPGGYLYLSDLLGQPAMMNEAGKIFATAFANRQIDVVMTVETKGIPLAYATGAQLNLPVVLVRRDHQVTEGSAVSINYVSGSQKSLHTMSLSRRAMREKSRVLIVDDFMKAGGTIQGMVNLLAEFDAEVAGVGVLVESGEVENEERLLHDYISLANLTAVDSRSKQITVRLGNYFDESTGQ is encoded by the coding sequence GTGAAAAAACTTAAAAGAAGCTCACGATTGGTGGAAATGACACAATTTTTGCTGTCACGGCCGCACACGCTGGTGCCTCTTACGCATTTTGCGGATCGTTATGGGGCGGCTAAATCGTCTATAAGCGAAGACCTGGCCATTATCAAAGAAGTATTCGAGGATGAAGGCATTGGTGAGCTTCTGACGCTAGCGGGAGCTGCAGGAGGCGTCAAGCTGATCCCAAGACTGTCCAGGCAGCATGCACTCACATTTGCGAAGGATCTGTGTGCGCAGCTGGAGCAGCCGGATCGCATCTTACCTGGAGGGTATCTGTATCTGTCGGATCTGCTGGGTCAACCGGCGATGATGAATGAGGCCGGCAAAATATTCGCTACCGCTTTTGCCAACAGACAGATTGATGTAGTCATGACGGTGGAAACTAAAGGAATTCCGCTTGCTTATGCAACTGGAGCACAACTGAACTTGCCGGTTGTCCTCGTACGGCGTGATCATCAGGTAACGGAGGGCTCGGCAGTGAGTATTAATTACGTCTCGGGATCACAAAAGAGCCTGCATACGATGTCATTGTCCAGACGTGCCATGCGCGAGAAATCGCGTGTACTCATCGTGGATGATTTTATGAAGGCAGGCGGTACGATTCAGGGGATGGTCAACTTGCTGGCTGAATTTGATGCTGAGGTAGCTGGAGTAGGTGTGCTGGTAGAATCGGGCGAGGTGGAGAACGAAGAGCGCTTGCTGCACGATTATATTTCACTGGCGAATCTGACCGCGGTCGATTCCCGAAGCAAGCAGATTACAGTCAGGCTGGGAAATTATTTTGATGAATCTACAGGACAGTAA
- the spoVG gene encoding septation regulator SpoVG, translating into MQITDVRLRRVNSEGRMKAIASITIDNEFVVHDIRVIDGNNGMFVAMPSKRTPDGEFRDIAHPISSGTREKIQAAVLTEYERAAVDEEVAIEEGA; encoded by the coding sequence ATGCAGATTACGGATGTTAGACTCCGCCGAGTGAACTCAGAAGGAAGAATGAAGGCGATTGCATCCATTACGATTGATAACGAGTTTGTTGTTCATGACATTCGTGTTATCGACGGTAATAACGGGATGTTCGTGGCTATGCCTAGCAAACGAACCCCGGACGGAGAGTTTCGCGATATCGCTCATCCGATATCTTCAGGAACCCGTGAGAAAATTCAGGCTGCTGTACTGACTGAGTACGAACGCGCCGCGGTGGATGAAGAAGTAGCTATTGAAGAAGGCGCTTAA
- the glmU gene encoding bifunctional UDP-N-acetylglucosamine diphosphorylase/glucosamine-1-phosphate N-acetyltransferase GlmU has protein sequence MLERLAVILAAGQGKRMKSKLYKVLHPVCGKPMVGHVLDTVREIGVSRSVVIVGHGAEAVQSYLGPSAEYALQAEQLGTGHAVKQAKDLLGQEKGTTIVICGDTPLITAETLEGLVQLHENRGASATILTAELDDPKGYGRVIRDAAGAVLKIVEQKDCSPEEDAVREINTGTYCFDNAKLFAALDKVTNTNAQQEYYLTDVIGILHGEGEKVEAYLTDDVSESIGVNDRIALSVAEGYMRERIVRKHMLNGVTVIDPSSTYIESEVVIGSDTVLNPNTWLRGQTQIGEDCVIGPQTEIQDTIIHSGATVKHSVLNEAEVGSSTSVGPFAYLRPGAKLGEHVKIGDFVEVKNATIGDHSKVSHLSYVGDAKVGTNVNIGCGAITVNYDGYNKSITEIEDDAFIGSNVNLIAPIKIGKGAYVVAGSTVTHAVPDNDLAIARPRQENKAGYADKIRARAKAKKKRSE, from the coding sequence TTGTTGGAAAGGTTGGCAGTCATTCTTGCCGCAGGGCAGGGAAAACGTATGAAATCCAAATTATATAAAGTTCTGCATCCGGTATGCGGGAAACCGATGGTCGGTCATGTACTCGACACGGTTCGTGAGATCGGGGTGTCCCGCAGCGTAGTCATTGTGGGTCACGGTGCGGAAGCGGTACAGTCCTATTTGGGACCGTCGGCAGAATACGCGCTTCAGGCAGAGCAGTTGGGAACGGGGCATGCTGTCAAGCAGGCCAAAGACTTGCTCGGTCAGGAGAAAGGTACGACCATCGTCATCTGTGGAGACACCCCCTTGATTACAGCGGAAACGCTGGAGGGCTTGGTGCAGCTACATGAGAATCGTGGAGCGTCCGCAACGATTCTGACCGCTGAGCTGGACGACCCTAAGGGATATGGTCGGGTCATCCGTGATGCTGCGGGAGCAGTGCTCAAGATCGTGGAGCAGAAGGATTGCTCACCTGAGGAAGACGCTGTTCGGGAAATCAACACGGGAACGTACTGCTTTGATAATGCCAAGCTGTTCGCAGCGTTGGACAAAGTAACCAACACCAATGCACAGCAGGAATACTACCTGACAGATGTCATTGGTATTTTGCATGGCGAAGGCGAGAAGGTTGAGGCATATTTAACAGATGATGTGTCGGAATCCATCGGTGTGAACGACAGGATCGCTTTATCAGTGGCTGAGGGATACATGAGAGAACGCATTGTGCGCAAGCATATGCTGAATGGTGTGACCGTCATTGATCCATCCTCTACCTACATCGAGAGTGAGGTTGTCATTGGTTCCGATACAGTGTTGAACCCGAACACGTGGCTGCGCGGTCAAACGCAAATCGGCGAAGATTGTGTGATTGGTCCGCAGACTGAAATTCAGGATACCATTATTCATTCGGGCGCAACGGTGAAGCATTCGGTGTTGAATGAAGCTGAAGTAGGCAGCAGCACATCTGTAGGCCCGTTTGCCTATCTGCGTCCAGGTGCGAAGCTGGGCGAGCATGTGAAGATTGGTGATTTTGTTGAGGTGAAGAATGCGACCATTGGTGATCATTCCAAGGTGTCTCATTTGAGCTATGTCGGTGATGCCAAGGTGGGTACAAACGTTAATATCGGTTGCGGGGCAATAACGGTTAATTATGATGGTTATAATAAATCTATTACAGAAATTGAAGATGATGCCTTTATTGGCAGCAATGTGAACCTGATCGCCCCAATTAAGATCGGAAAAGGTGCTTATGTCGTAGCAGGCTCCACCGTAACACATGCTGTCCCTGATAACGATCTGGCCATTGCCAGACCGCGTCAAGAGAACAAAGCCGGATATGCGGATAAAATCCGCGCGCGTGCCAAAGCGAAGAAGAAAAGATCGGAATAA
- a CDS encoding ribose-phosphate diphosphokinase produces MTYCDSKLKIFTCNSNPKLAHQIADYIGIPMGESHTTSFSDGEIQIKLSESVRGCHVYIVQSTCLPVNDNLMELLVMIDALKRASAKSINVVMPYYGYARQDRKARSRDPITAKLVANLIEKAGAHRVISMDLHAMQIQGFFDIPVDHMFGAPILAQYFRSKQIENPVVVSPDHGGVVRARKLADFLNAPLAIIDKRRPEPNVSEVMNIIGNIEGKTAILIDDIIDTAGTIVLGANALKEGGVTDVYACCTHAVLSGPAMERLENSPLKEVVVTDTIPIVHPNPTSKLKVLSVAPLMGEAIIRVHEELSISKLFEIE; encoded by the coding sequence ATGACTTATTGCGATTCCAAACTCAAAATATTTACTTGTAACTCCAATCCGAAGTTGGCCCACCAGATTGCGGACTACATCGGAATTCCAATGGGGGAATCCCATACCACATCGTTTAGTGACGGTGAAATCCAAATCAAGCTGTCTGAAAGTGTGCGCGGTTGCCACGTATACATTGTGCAGTCGACTTGTCTGCCAGTTAACGACAACTTGATGGAGTTACTGGTTATGATTGATGCACTCAAGCGGGCTTCCGCCAAAAGCATTAATGTCGTTATGCCATATTACGGCTATGCCCGTCAGGATCGGAAAGCACGTTCACGTGATCCGATCACAGCGAAGCTTGTCGCTAACCTGATTGAAAAAGCGGGTGCTCACCGCGTAATCAGTATGGATTTGCATGCGATGCAAATTCAGGGATTCTTTGATATTCCGGTGGACCATATGTTCGGCGCGCCAATTCTGGCCCAGTATTTCCGTTCGAAGCAGATTGAAAATCCGGTTGTCGTTTCCCCTGACCACGGCGGTGTTGTGCGTGCGCGGAAGTTAGCGGATTTCCTGAATGCTCCGCTGGCTATTATCGACAAACGTCGCCCTGAGCCGAATGTAAGTGAAGTAATGAACATCATCGGGAATATTGAGGGTAAAACCGCTATTCTGATTGATGACATTATTGATACGGCGGGAACCATCGTGCTGGGCGCGAATGCGCTCAAGGAAGGCGGCGTAACGGACGTGTACGCGTGCTGTACGCATGCAGTGCTCTCCGGGCCAGCTATGGAAAGACTGGAGAATTCACCGTTAAAAGAGGTGGTCGTGACGGATACCATTCCGATCGTTCACCCCAATCCGACAAGCAAGCTGAAGGTATTATCTGTGGCTCCATTAATGGGAGAAGCCATTATCCGTGTGCATGAGGAATTGTCAATCAGCAAACTGTTTGAAATCGAATAA
- the pth gene encoding aminoacyl-tRNA hydrolase, producing MKWIVGLGNPGPQYEKTRHNVGFMALDALAARHNIQINQSKCKALIGEGHIDGVKTVLIKPMTYMNLSGESLRAYMDYYKADIDDLVVVYDDLDTEVGKIRLRYQGSAGGHNGIKSIIQHTGTQSFNRVRMGISRPEPGYAIVDYVLGTFPKKEKELLAGMIEDTCDALEYSLGHPFERTMAEFNK from the coding sequence ATGAAGTGGATTGTAGGATTGGGCAACCCCGGTCCCCAATACGAAAAAACGAGACATAATGTTGGATTTATGGCGCTGGATGCTCTGGCGGCCCGCCATAACATCCAGATTAACCAAAGTAAATGCAAGGCGTTGATTGGAGAAGGACACATTGACGGCGTAAAAACCGTGCTGATCAAGCCGATGACCTATATGAATCTCTCGGGCGAATCTTTGCGTGCTTATATGGACTATTACAAAGCGGATATAGATGATTTGGTCGTAGTTTATGATGATCTGGATACAGAGGTCGGCAAAATAAGACTCCGGTATCAAGGCAGTGCAGGCGGTCATAACGGGATCAAGTCGATTATCCAGCATACGGGCACACAATCCTTTAATCGGGTTCGTATGGGCATTTCCCGCCCTGAGCCTGGCTACGCCATCGTGGACTATGTTCTGGGAACCTTTCCGAAGAAGGAGAAGGAGTTGCTTGCTGGAATGATAGAGGACACGTGCGATGCTTTGGAATATAGCTTGGGTCATCCTTTTGAACGGACCATGGCTGAATTCAATAAGTAA
- a CDS encoding anti-sigma-F factor Fin family protein translates to MIVNYVCRHCRTFLGRIDSDAITEERLGFHSLTPAERRDIIAYNSGGEVTVKVICEHCNQALENNPELSLLVNPLQ, encoded by the coding sequence ATGATTGTAAATTATGTATGCAGACATTGTCGAACTTTCTTGGGACGGATTGATTCCGATGCAATAACCGAAGAAAGGCTGGGCTTCCATTCCTTGACCCCTGCCGAGCGTAGAGATATAATAGCGTATAATTCGGGCGGTGAAGTGACCGTTAAAGTCATTTGCGAGCACTGCAACCAGGCACTGGAAAATAATCCGGAGCTGAGTCTGCTCGTAAATCCGCTCCAATAA